From Amphiprion ocellaris isolate individual 3 ecotype Okinawa chromosome 2, ASM2253959v1, whole genome shotgun sequence, a single genomic window includes:
- the foxq2 gene encoding forkhead box Q2 yields MSLRYLNSQMTMEDKSSRNGSRERLGLSFTIDYLLFNKGVKGSKEEGSRAAEQTENNMLNHQNPKPEEVGIRRKTPEQRLQRSDTGKRIAEEGEGDSMRQEEGEEEVTTTTTSTGSSSPETSVDKPNQSYIALISKAILASEQKKLLLCDIYQWIMDHYPYFKSKDKNWRNSVRHNLSLNDCFIKAGRSDNGKGHFWAIHPSNYEDFSNGDYHCRRARRRVRRVAGQLPLSSLASPYHPALARHHRTTCWCCPPAPAPGPGPAIPLSCLGPTLYWPWSTMQPQVRLHLGLNASLP; encoded by the exons ATGAGTCTGAGATATCTTAATTCACAAATGACCATGGAGGACAAGAGCAGCCGCAACGGAAGCAGAGAAAGGCTCGGACTGAGCTTCACTATTGACTACCTTCTGTTCAATAAAGGAGTCAAAGGTTCGAAAGAAGAAGGAAGTCGTGCCGCAGAGCAGACAGAGAACAACATGCTAAATCATCAGAATCCTAAACCCGAAGAGGTGGGGATTCGCCGCAAGACTCCGGAGCAGCGACTACAAAGGTCAGACACTGGGAAAAGAATAGCCGAAGAAGGGGAGGGGGATTCAATGCGacaagaggagggggaggaggaagtGACCACCACGACCACGTCTACCGGCAGCAGCAGTCCAGAGACCTCTGTGGACAAACCCAACCAGTCGTACATCGCGCTCATCTCCAAGGCAATCCTCGCGTCCGAGCAGAAGAAGCTACTGCTGTGTGACATCTACCAGTGGATCATGGACCACTACCCTTACTTCAAGAGCAAA GATAAAAACTGGAGGAACAGCGTGCGTCACAACTTGTCCCTCAACGACTGTTTCATCAAAGCAGGCCGAAGCGACAATGGTAAAGGCCACTTCTGGGCGATTCACCCGTCAAACTATGAGGACTTTTCTAACGGGGACTACCACTGCCGGAGGGCCCGGCGGAGGGTACGAAGGGTGGCGGGACAACTTCCTCTTTCCTCCCTGGCCTCCCCCTACCACCCTGCCCTCGCCAGGCATCACAGAACAACCTGCTGGTGTTGCCCTCCGGCCCCGGCCCCGGGACCGGGACCGGCCATCCCTCTGTCCTGCTTGGGCCCCACACTCTACTGGCCCTGGTCCACCATGCAGCCACAAGTCAGGCTCCACCTGGGCCTCAATGCCTCTTTACCCTGA